ACAATACCTTCCGACTCAATTCTTTTCGCTGCTCAATCAATCCAGCTCTGGTCTCCTCTCTATCAACATGTCAGGAATCAGCTCCCCTCAACCCGATCTAAATCGGAATCGGCTTCCAACGCTATTCGAGGTACTCAGTAGAAGGACTTTACCCCCGGTGGAtctattctctttctatatttatatgagAGATCAGCAGCGCTCTGTTGACTACCTTGACTTTTGGTTTGCATCACTTGCATCAAATTGTCTAATTCAATCACTAACTTGAGGGTAGGCTTGATGTTGCTCAACATATGTCATTATGCCGACACTATGTTCGTGAATTGCGACGATCTGTGATGATTGGTACACCGAAAGGCGATGATGCTCAATCCAAGCGATCCTCTGCTGCTCTAGAAAATATCGGTGATGTGACAAGTGCCGCCGGACCATCCATGTTCACTacagaaaaggagaaaaacCAAGATGCTCAGATGTCCGCCTTCCTCAGAGAACAATCTGATACTGGAGAGGTCATTGCTCCACAAGGACACTCTCCTTCTCATAGTCTGGGATCCAACGTTTCCGGTCACAACATTGGAACGATGTCTAGCGAAAGACCCAGACCAAGTTTCATGAGCAGCCCTATGGATTTGACGTCAGATTCAAATTCTCCTGCACACACTGTCGCGAGAGCCGACATCCGAGCTTCTGCTGAGAAGATTCTCTATACTTTCCTCCTTCCAGGTGCCGAACGTGAGATTATTCTTCCACACTCCATCACCCAAGATATTACGATTTctattgaagaaagaggacGTGATGACCCGGAAGTGTTTGATGCGGCCAAGGATTATGTTTTCCAAGCAATGGAAAGGGATGCTTTCCCAGGCTTCTTAAGAATGAAGGCTCTAGGCAACTTAGTCCCTCCTTCGatgatgttgagattgattgttggtCTACTTTCAATGTTTGCCGCATTCTGGGTTGGATTCATTCTAATCTTCCTCAACTATCCCCACCATACTCGTGTTTGGGTATGTATCTCACATTTATCTTCACATTCCTATCTCTGTACTAACATTATCTTAGCTCCTCCTTCCCTTCACCATTGGTGTCTATGCACTTTGCTCTCACCAGTATGCTCTCGATCCTATTCTTGCCCTGGCCGGATACAGTGAATACACATTCATGTCTTTCTCCAAAATTCGAGAACCATTCGTTCGAAGGCTTCTCCACAAACGTGCACTCATGGTCCTAATGGTCACAGCTATCACCGATGCAGCACTAGTCCTGATATTTGCGTTGGTACCTGGAAAGAGATTG
The Botrytis cinerea B05.10 chromosome 5, complete sequence DNA segment above includes these coding regions:
- the Bcrax1 gene encoding Bcrax1 — encoded protein: MSGISSPQPDLNRNRLPTLFEVLSRRTLPPVDLFSFYIYMRDQQRSVDYLDFWLDVAQHMSLCRHYVRELRRSVMIGTPKGDDAQSKRSSAALENIGDVTSAAGPSMFTTEKEKNQDAQMSAFLREQSDTGEVIAPQGHSPSHSLGSNVSGHNIGTMSSERPRPSFMSSPMDLTSDSNSPAHTVARADIRASAEKILYTFLLPGAEREIILPHSITQDITISIEERGRDDPEVFDAAKDYVFQAMERDAFPGFLRMKALGNLVPPSMMLRLIVGLLSMFAAFWVGFILIFLNYPHHTRVWLLLPFTIGVYALCSHQYALDPILALAGYSEYTFMSFSKIREPFVRRLLHKRALMVLMVTAITDAALVLIFALVPGKRL